The nucleotide window ACACCGCTGTTGTCGCGATGGATGAAGATGACCGTACCGATCCAGCCGGGCAAAGGCTATTCGATCACCTTGCCCGCGCCCGCCGGTGGGCCCCAGTCGCCGATGATCTTTCCCCAGCACCGGGTGGCGGTGACGCCGATGAACGACCGCTTGAGGCTGGGATCGATCATGGAATTTGTGGGCTATGACGAATCGATCCAGCCCAAACGCTTGCGGCTGTTGACCGGGGCAACGCGGACCTATTTGCGATCCGATGTGGCCGACGCGATCGATGGGGCACCGCAGGACGAAGCTTGGCAAGGCTGGCGTCCGATGACTTACGACAGCACACCGGTGATCGGTCGCTGCGGAGCGTACGAAAACGTGTACGTGTCGGCCGGACACAATATGCTAGGGATCAGCATGGCGCCGGCTTCGGGCCAGTTGGTCGCATCATTGATCAGCGGGACCACGCCGGCGCTGGATCCGACGCCGTATCGCCCCCAGCGATTTGCGGTGTAAGCCGCCCCCGAATCCTGCACCGGAACGCCGATGAATTCACCGCTACGCATGCAGCCGATGTTTGTCCAAGCGTTGCCGGCCGAACCGGACGAAGCGATGCGGCGGATCCGACGAGCCATTGCGACCGACGAGCTTTCCGGGCAAGCGGTCGCGGCCGGACACGTGGTCGATTTCAAAATCGAGCGAACCAAACGCCGGTTTTGGTCACCCCACTTGTCGGTGCATGTTTGTGCCGACGAATCCGCCGGCGTGGACCAGGCCAAGCAAAGCGAAGCGTATTGCCGTTTCTCGCCCCGTCCAGAAATATGGACGATGTTCATGGCGGTCTATTTCTCGGCCGGCTGTTTCATCTTTGCCGCGGCGATTTGGGGTTATGTCCAATGGTTCATGGGCGATTCACCCTGGGCCTTGGCCGTCATCCCCGTCTGCCTGTTGGTCATCGCGGGGTTACACATCGCCAGCCTGATCGGCCAAGGATTCAGTACCGACCAAATGCACGTGCTGCGCAGCCGATGGGAACGCACGGTCGAACTAGCCTTTGCACCGGAGTCAACGCTCCACACGCGTGTACATCCGGCCGGGCCCCCCGACACCGACGTCTGGGACGGAACCGAATCGGTCGGTTCGGGAATCTAGAGCGAAGGGAATCTTCAGCGCTCTGTCGTAGCGTGCGATTCCCGCAGTCACCGTCTAGTTGGTCGGCATCATGTCCGATTCGGGACGCTGGACGCTTTGAATCATCGCATCCATGTCGGGGAACAGCTTGCCGGCTTTTTCGTGAAAGATGCGACCGATCAATAGGTCCGTGACGCCACCACGGTGTTCCGGGTGTTTCTTCATGAATTGGCCGATGCTGAAGTCTTTGCTGTAGAAAGCAAACACCAGCTTACGAAGCCAAGTCATGCCTTCCTTGAATTCGCCACACCAGCTGCCAAGTTGATCGGCCGAAACGTCATTCTTCGCCAATCCTTCCGCCACGGCATCACCGGCACGGACGCCCATTTCCAAGGCAAAGTAGACGCCGCTGCTGTACACCGGATCCAGGAAACCGAACGCATCGCCTACCAAGACCCAGCCTTTGCCGGAATGCTGGGTCGTCATGTACGAGAACTCTTTGGCCGTGCGGATTTGGCCGACGCGGGTCGCATCCGCCAAACGCGACTTCATGCCTGGGCAACGTTCCAGTTCTTCGGCGAAGACTTCCGCCGGGGTTCCGCGTCCTTTCAACAGGTAGTCGTTGTCTGACACCACACCGACGCTGGTGATCCCGCGCGATTGGGGGATGAACCAAAACCAAGCGTCCTTGGATTCGGTGTGCATGATGATCGTGGCACCTTCGTTATCGCCTTCACCACGACGAGCGTTTTGATAGTAAGTCCAGATCGCCGCCTTACGCAGTTCTTCGTTCATCTGCTTCAGGCCCAGCTTGTTCGCGATGAACGCTTGCTGGCCGGTCGCGTCGATCACGACCCGACAATCGATTCGTTTTGACTGACCGTCAGAATCTTTCACCGTCACCCCGGTGACCTGACCCGCATCATCGGTATGGACATCCATCAAGCGAGTGCGGTCTTGGCAATCGGCGCCGAGTTCACCGGCGCGGTCGAACAACATTTTGTCAAATTCGCTGCGTTCAACTTGCCAGGTGTCGCTGCAATCGCGATCGTCGTGGGTGCGGAAGAAGAACGGTTCCGATTCGTTGCCGCGACCGGACACAAATTGAACGGACTTCTTGATTTGCCATCCCGCATCGCGGACCCGCTCGTTCAGCCCCAGACGCTGCAGAGGCCAATAGGTTTCCGGCATCAACGATTCGCCGACGTGGAAACGTGGGACCGGTTCGCGTTCGATCAACAGCGTCGAGTGGCCGGCTTCGGCGACCACTGCTGCGGCCGCACCGCCTGCCGGACCCGCACCCACTACCACACAATCGTAACTGGCTTGCATCTTTCGAAAAAACTCCCACGCTGACACGCTTGGTTGAACGCTGCTTGTACCGTTAGCATAGCGACAGGTTAACCGGTCGGATCCCCACCTCCATTGAACCCCCCGCGAACGATTGGCTAGCGACAATCCCACCGAAAGTTCGCAGGACGCCCCGTCCGGATTGGGGTCGGCCCGATTTGACGACGCTGAATCACGTCAAATCGCCCAGCGTTACCGCCGACGGCTGACGATCGGCGTCGTTTTGCTGGTGATCTTGGCCGTTCCCGCGGTCATCCACACGAAATCTGCAATGGACGGATTGGTCAACCGTCCGCCCAATTGGTTGCCCGATGACCTGCCCGAAAAGGTTGTCTTCAATCGGTTCATGACCCGGTTCGACTTGGCCGATCTGTTGATGGTCAGCTGGGAGGGGGCGGATTTACAGTCCCCACAGCTGGACGCGGCCGCCGCGATGGTAGATTTGCTTAGCGTCGAAGGCGTGGCGACCGCCGATGGCACCGTACCGATACGCTTGGTCAATAATGATGACGTGGCCGTCGCGTTGCCCGATGGCTATCCGGTGGATGAAGCCAAACTGACCGCGATCGCCGAGCGGATCAACGAAATCTTGGTCGAAACCCGTACCGTTTCGGAACTTTCGCCGCCGCCCACTGACGAAACCGGCCCCTACCACGATCCGAATTACCCGATCATCTGGGTTCGCAGCGGCGAAGACACCGTGCGGCGGATGATGGCGTCGCCGGCGAACTTTCCGCGCGGTGCGGCCCAGCGGCGTTTGGAAGGATCCATTGTCGGACCGGATGGTGAACAGACTTGTTTGCTGATCGCTTTGACCGACATCGGCGCGACGCATCGCCGGTCTCTGTTGCCACAATTGCGATCCTTAGTCGCCGAAACGGTCGGCAAAGACCCCGACGATCCCACGGAGATCGTGATGGTGGGCGGCCCCATCGACGGGGCGACCGTGGACGATGCCAGCGTGCGGAGTGTCGAATTTTTCGCGCCGCCGTCGGCGATCGTGGCCGCGCTGATGTGTTTTCTGTGTCTGCGTTCGTTGCCGCTGACGGCGACGATCGTTTCGATCGCGGTGGTGTGCGAAGGCCTGGTTTTGGCGATCGTTTACTACACCGGCACACCGATGAATGCGGTGTTGATCGTGTTGCCGCCTTTAGTGTTTGTGCTGACGATCTCGTCCGGCATCCACCTTTCGAACTACTACTTTGACGCTGCCGAAGAATTTGCCGACCTGACACCGGCGTTGGCGGCCAAGCGTGCGTTGCGGGCCGGCATGGTGCCCTGTCTGTTGGCGGTCGGGACCACGGTGGTCGGGCTGGGATCGCTGACGTTGGTCCGCTTGCATCCGATCCGTGTCTTTGGATTTGTCGCATCGATTGGCGTGTCGATGTCGCTGCTGTTGTTGCTGTGGTGTCTGCCCGGTGCAATGGTGATGGCGGGCTTTCGCAACGACGATCCGAAACGCCCCAAACGTCCGCCTCGTTTTGTCGCCGCGAAATGGCTGACGCACTGGTTGGCTGAAAAGTACAAAGACTTTGTCCGGGCGCGTTTGGCTCGACCTTGGCCGATGATTTTTGGGTTTGCATTGATCACGCTCGGTGCCGGCCAAGGGCTGACACAACTGGAATCATCCGTCAGCGTTCCGCGAATGTTTTTGCCCGACAGTTTCATTCGCACCCAGTACGATTGGTTCGAAGAAAACATCGGCGCGACCGTCAGTGGTGATCTGTTGGTGACGTTTCCAAAGCCCCCCGCGGTTGTCGCGTCAGGTGATGGCGAACAAGTGGATGCACCGGAGTCGACGGAAGCCGTGGACTTGGTCGATCCGCTGGACCAGTTGCGAATCGTCCAGGCGGTCCACAAGGCGGCCATCGATGAACCGCGGATCAGTTCGGTGTTGTCGGCGGCGTCATTCATTCCGCCGGTCAGCCGCAGTCGTGGGCTGGCCGGATCGGCCAGCCGGACCGTGGCGCGTTCGTTGATCCGGGATCCCGATTCATCACTCGGATCGCTGGGATTCATTTCCCACAGCGATGACGACTATCTGTGGCGACTGAGTTTTCGGTTGCCGCAAAAAGTCGAAGCGGATTACGGCAGCGATCTGTCTCGCATCGACGCGACGGCCAATGCGGCGCTGGCCGATGCCTTGGCCGCGCTCGAGGTCGATCCGGCGGTGGCGGAAAAGATCGATGTGGATTTGACCGGACAAGTCGCGATCATTCAAAAGGCCCAAGAAGTCATGCTGCGGGATTTGTTCCGCAGCTTCCTGGCCGCCTTCGGTGTCGTCGCGGTGGTCATGGTGTTGTTGTTGAAAAGCGTTCAAGGCGGCTTGATCGCGATGATCCCGAACTTGTTCCCGACCGTCACGATTTTCGGGCTGATGGGTCTGATTCGTTCGCCGCTGGACATCGGGTCGGTGATGACGGCCAGCGTGGCGCTGGGCATCGCAGTCGACGATACCGTTCACCTGC belongs to Crateriforma spongiae and includes:
- a CDS encoding efflux RND transporter permease subunit; the encoded protein is MASDNPTESSQDAPSGLGSARFDDAESRQIAQRYRRRLTIGVVLLVILAVPAVIHTKSAMDGLVNRPPNWLPDDLPEKVVFNRFMTRFDLADLLMVSWEGADLQSPQLDAAAAMVDLLSVEGVATADGTVPIRLVNNDDVAVALPDGYPVDEAKLTAIAERINEILVETRTVSELSPPPTDETGPYHDPNYPIIWVRSGEDTVRRMMASPANFPRGAAQRRLEGSIVGPDGEQTCLLIALTDIGATHRRSLLPQLRSLVAETVGKDPDDPTEIVMVGGPIDGATVDDASVRSVEFFAPPSAIVAALMCFLCLRSLPLTATIVSIAVVCEGLVLAIVYYTGTPMNAVLIVLPPLVFVLTISSGIHLSNYYFDAAEEFADLTPALAAKRALRAGMVPCLLAVGTTVVGLGSLTLVRLHPIRVFGFVASIGVSMSLLLLLWCLPGAMVMAGFRNDDPKRPKRPPRFVAAKWLTHWLAEKYKDFVRARLARPWPMIFGFALITLGAGQGLTQLESSVSVPRMFLPDSFIRTQYDWFEENIGATVSGDLLVTFPKPPAVVASGDGEQVDAPESTEAVDLVDPLDQLRIVQAVHKAAIDEPRISSVLSAASFIPPVSRSRGLAGSASRTVARSLIRDPDSSLGSLGFISHSDDDYLWRLSFRLPQKVEADYGSDLSRIDATANAALADALAALEVDPAVAEKIDVDLTGQVAIIQKAQEVMLRDLFRSFLAAFGVVAVVMVLLLKSVQGGLIAMIPNLFPTVTIFGLMGLIRSPLDIGSVMTASVALGIAVDDTVHLLSRFGSRRARGLSLPRSALGALDQCGIAMLETTMICGLSLMVYWFSDFVPTSHFAVLMFSLLSAALFGDVFLLPAMMASPLGNYLSRTVGSDPEASLTHESAESTDNLIHSVHEVPWQDRETITKS
- a CDS encoding NAD(P)/FAD-dependent oxidoreductase gives rise to the protein MQASYDCVVVGAGPAGGAAAAVVAEAGHSTLLIEREPVPRFHVGESLMPETYWPLQRLGLNERVRDAGWQIKKSVQFVSGRGNESEPFFFRTHDDRDCSDTWQVERSEFDKMLFDRAGELGADCQDRTRLMDVHTDDAGQVTGVTVKDSDGQSKRIDCRVVIDATGQQAFIANKLGLKQMNEELRKAAIWTYYQNARRGEGDNEGATIIMHTESKDAWFWFIPQSRGITSVGVVSDNDYLLKGRGTPAEVFAEELERCPGMKSRLADATRVGQIRTAKEFSYMTTQHSGKGWVLVGDAFGFLDPVYSSGVYFALEMGVRAGDAVAEGLAKNDVSADQLGSWCGEFKEGMTWLRKLVFAFYSKDFSIGQFMKKHPEHRGGVTDLLIGRIFHEKAGKLFPDMDAMIQSVQRPESDMMPTN